The segment AGGCGCACCACGTCGTCGGGCGAAACCGTGCCGGACCCGAGCACGTCGACGATGCGCGGGCGGCCTTCGGTCAGGGTGCCGGTCTTGTCCAGGACGACGGCGGTGATGCGGGAGACCTGTTCCAGCGCGGCGGCGTTCTTGATCAGGATGTGGTGCCGGGCTCCCAGGCCGGTGCCGACCGCGACCGCCGTGGGCGTGGCCAGCCCGAGGGCGTCCGGGCAGGCGATGACGACGGCGGAGATGGCGAAGGTGAGCGCGGTCAGCACGCTCTCGCCGGCCAGGCCGTACCAGAGGAGGAAGGTCAGGACGCCCGCCCCCACGGCCAGGATGACCAGGACCTGCGCCCAGCGGTCGGCGATGCGCTGGCCCGGGGCCTTGCTGGCCTGCGCCTCCTCGACCAGCCGGATGATCTGGGCCAGGGCGGTGTCCGCGCCGACCTTCGTGGCCCGAAAGCGGATGGATCCCGACTGGTTGATGGTGCCGCCGGTGACGGTGTCGCCGGGACGCTTGGGGACGGGGAGGGACTCGCCGGTGACGAGCGATTCGTCGACCGCCGTCTCGCCCTGGATCACCTGGCCGTCGACCGGCACGCGGTCGCCCGGACGGAGCTCGACGATCTCTCCGGCCCGGACCTCCGCGCTGGGCACCTCGACGACGGAGCCGTCCCGCACCACGCGGGCGCGCGGCGGCACCAGGCTGAACAGGGCCTGCAGGGCGTCGGCGGTGCCCCGTCGGCTGCGCATCTCCATCCAGTGCCCGAACAGGACGAACGTCACCAGCATCGCCGCGGCCTCGTAGAAGGTTTCCCCCGCGTTGAGCAGCGTGATTCCCACGCTGAACAGATACGCCGTCAGGACGCCGGTGCTGATCAGGACCGACATGTTGAGGGTCCGCCGGCGGAGCGACCGGTGCGCGCCGGCGACGAAGATCGAACCGGTCCAGAACACGACGGGCGTGGTGAGCAGGAGCAGGATCCAGTTGGCGGGAGCCGGTTCGGGCAGGCGCAGACCGAGCAGATTCCTCCCCAGCGGCGAGTAGAGAACGGCGGGGATGGTCAGCGCCAGCGACCACCAGAAGCGCCGCCGCATGTCCGCCTCCATATGGGCAGCCGTGCGCGGATCGGCGATCTGCGCCTCGTGGTCGTGGGCCTCGCCCATGCCGTGCGCGGCATCGTGGTGCCTGTGCTGCCCGGCGTGACGGGCCTGGGCGTACTCGAACTGCTTCGCTTCAAACTCGCATCCGCAGGTCGCGGCCAGCCGCGCCGCCTCGCAGGAGAGGCAGGGCGTGCCACAGGTGCAGATCGCCGGGGCGAGCGGGGGAGGAGCGGAGGCGGGCGGGGCAGCCGTTTCATGCCCGGTGTGGTCGTGGTGCGGGAGATGATGAGTCATGGCGCGGTCAGGGGCCGTCGGCGCCGGTCGAGGCCGCACCGTCACGGGCCGCCGTGTATAGCGTGTATAGGGTCAGGTTCGTGCCGCGACGAAGAGTAACCTCGTGCCCACGGCCGATATCGTTATCGTCGGAGGAGGCGTCATCGGCACCAGCACGGCGTTTCAGCTGGGCCGCCGCCGGGCCGGTCGCGTCGTCCTCCTGGAGCGGG is part of the Armatimonadota bacterium genome and harbors:
- a CDS encoding copper-translocating P-type ATPase, with the translated sequence MTHHLPHHDHTGHETAAPPASAPPPLAPAICTCGTPCLSCEAARLAATCGCEFEAKQFEYAQARHAGQHRHHDAAHGMGEAHDHEAQIADPRTAAHMEADMRRRFWWSLALTIPAVLYSPLGRNLLGLRLPEPAPANWILLLLTTPVVFWTGSIFVAGAHRSLRRRTLNMSVLISTGVLTAYLFSVGITLLNAGETFYEAAAMLVTFVLFGHWMEMRSRRGTADALQALFSLVPPRARVVRDGSVVEVPSAEVRAGEIVELRPGDRVPVDGQVIQGETAVDESLVTGESLPVPKRPGDTVTGGTINQSGSIRFRATKVGADTALAQIIRLVEEAQASKAPGQRIADRWAQVLVILAVGAGVLTFLLWYGLAGESVLTALTFAISAVVIACPDALGLATPTAVAVGTGLGARHHILIKNAAALEQVSRITAVVLDKTGTLTEGRPRIVDVLGSGTVSPDDVVRLAASAEQRSGHPLSRAVLEEAARRGLGPDEEIAGFENLAGHGVEATVAGRRILVGTVRLMRDRGIDLSPVQATIDRLLAEGKTLMAVAADGAVVGVLAAADPIRESSRRAVAGLRRLGIEVAMITGDNQQTARRVGDELGIARIFAEVLPEQKADYVRRLQREGKFVAMVGDGVNDAPALAAADIGIAIGAGTDVAVETADVVLMRSDPADVLRAIFLSRATVRKMRQNLFWASIYNLLAIPIAAGALYPAYGILLRPEWSALLMSASSIVVAANAVLLKRAAGPMQSQGG